A region from the Canis lupus familiaris isolate Mischka breed German Shepherd chromosome 3, alternate assembly UU_Cfam_GSD_1.0, whole genome shotgun sequence genome encodes:
- the LOC119876148 gene encoding peptidyl-prolyl cis-trans isomerase-like 1, with the protein MAAIPPDSWQPPNVYLETSMGIIVLELYWKHAPKTCKNFAELARRGYYNGTKFHRIIKDFMIQGGDPTGTGRGGASIYGKQFEDELHPDLKFTGAGILAMANAGPDTNGSQFFVTLAPTQWLDGKHTIFGRVCQGIGMVNRVGMVETNSQDRPVDDVKIIKAYPSG; encoded by the coding sequence ATGGCGGCGATCCCCCCAGACTCCTGGCAGCCGCCCAACGTGTACTTGGAGACCAGCATGGGGATCATTGTGCTGGAGTTATACTGGAAGCATGCTCCGAAGACCTGTAAGAATTTTGCTGAGTTGGCACGTCGAGGTTACTACAATGGCACCAAATTCCACAGGATCATCAAAGACTTCATGATCCAGGGAGGTGACCCAACAGGGACAGGTCGAGGTGGTGCATCTATCTATGGTAAGCAGTTCGAAGATGAACTTCATCCAGACTTGAAATTCACGGGGGCTGGAATCCTCGCCATGGCCAATGCAGGGCCAGACACCAACGGCAGCCAGTTTTTTGTGACCCTAGCGCCCACCCAGTGGCTTGATGGCAAGCACACCATTTTCGGCCGCGTGTGCCAGGGTATAGGAATGGTGAATCGAGTAGGAATGGTGGAAACCAACTCTCAGGACCGCCCTGTGGACGATGTGAAGATCATTAAGGCATACCCTTCTGGGTAG